A stretch of the Capsicum annuum cultivar UCD-10X-F1 chromosome 10, UCD10Xv1.1, whole genome shotgun sequence genome encodes the following:
- the LOC107843829 gene encoding pentatricopeptide repeat-containing protein At1g59720, chloroplastic/mitochondrial, with translation MSSNEPLLIFKKLVKRNYPKPNSFTLVFVLKSCSFSILTGFSEGRQVHKHVVQCGYGRNLFVQTSLLNLYGKCEEIGLAEKVFDEMSERNVVAWSAMISGYSRLGMVNECFGLFREMQKTGVVPDKVTMVSVISACAKSGALDLGRWLHAYIDKRSIENDLELSTALFNMYAKCGYVEKAIEVFEAMPFKDAKAWSSMIVGLAVNGLAEYALVTFSRMNKAKVEPNHVTLVGVLMACAHSGLVSEGKRYWASMIESGVEPSLEHYGCMVDLLCRSNLIDEAYSFVEAMPLAPCPAILRTLLVGCKKNKILDKGEVLGQHLIELEPWNAENYILLSTLYASVSDWEEMRHVRKQMKDKGIKAMPGCSSIEVDGFMHEFVMGDWSHPEAEEIKEVLRDISQRVYSTGHEPWIATILHNVSDEEKEIALCEHSERLAIAFGLLKTKAPTVIRIVKNLRVCRDCHEVTKIISRLYNREIIVRDRVRFHRFVNGACSCRDFW, from the exons ATGAGTTCTAATGAACCACTTTTGATATTCAAGAAATTGGTTAAGAGAAACTACCCGAAACCGAATAGTTTTACGTTGGTGTTTGTGTTGAAATCGTGTTCGTTTTCGATCTTGACGGGTTTTAGTGAAGGGAGACAGGTGCATAAGCATGTTGTGCAATGTGGGTATGGGAGGAATTTGTTTGTTCAGACTTCGTTGTTGAATTTGTATGGTAAATGTGAGGAGATTGGGTTAGCGGagaaggtgtttgatgaaatgtctgaGAGAAATGTGGTTGCGTGGAGTGCGATGATTAGTGGGTATTCGAGATTGGGGATGGTTAATGAGTGTTTTGGATTGTTTAGGGAAATGCAGAAGACGGGGGTGGTGCCGGATAAGGTGACTATGGTGAGTGTGATTTCGGCTTGTGCTAAGTCTGGAGCGTTAGATTTGGGGAGGTGGTTGCACGCGTATATTGATAAGAGATCGATTGAGAATGATCTTGAGCTCAGTACCGCGCTTTTTAATATGTATGCGAAGTGTGGATACGTTGAAAAGGCAATCGAAGTATTCGAAGCAATGCCTTTTAAAGATGCTAAGGCATGGAGTTCGATGATAGTTGGCTTGGCAGTAAATGGTCTTGCAGAATATGCTCTCGTGACCTTTTCAAGGATGAACAAAGCTAAG GTGGAACCTAACCATGTAACGCTAGTTGGGGTTCTTATGGCTTGTGCTCATAGTGGATTAGTTTCTGAAGGGAAAAGGTATTGGGCTAGTATGATTGAGTCTGGGGTTGAGCCATCGTTAGAACACTATGGTTGCATGGTAGATCTGTTATGCCGTTCAAACTTAATTGATGAAGCTTATTCATTTGTTGAAGCCATGCCACTCGCCCCATGTCCAGCAATATTGCGTACATTACTTGTTGGGTGCAAAAAGAACAAGATCTTGGACAAAGGTGAAGTTCTCGGTCAACATCTCATTGAATTAGAGCCCTGGAATGCAGAGAACTATATCCTACTCTCTACTCTGTATGCATCAGTATCAGACTGGGAGGAAATGCGGCACGTGAGGAAACAGATGAAAGACAAAGGTATTAAGGCTATGCCAGGATGCAGTTCCATTGAAGTTGACGGTTTTATGCACGAGTTTGTGATGGGTGATTGGTCACACCCTGAAGCCGAGGAGATCAAAGAGGTCCTAAGGGATATTTCTCAAAGGGTATACTCTACAGGACATGAACCTTGGATTGCTACTATACTGCACAATGTGAGCGACGAGGAGAAGGAGATTGCACTTTGTGAGCACAGTGAAAGGTTAGCGATTGCTTTCGGCCTTTTGAAGACAAAAGCACCAACAGTGATTAGGATAGTGAAGAACCTTAGGGTCTGTAGAGATTGCCATGAAGTGACAAAGATAATTAGTAGATTATACAACAGAGAGATAATCGTCAGGGACAGAGTTAGGTTCCACAGATTTGTAAACGGGGCTTGTTCTTGCAGAGATTTTTGGTGA